The proteins below are encoded in one region of Methanosarcina barkeri 3:
- a CDS encoding type II toxin-antitoxin system VapC family toxin, whose amino-acid sequence MKFFVDTSIFVDCLRKEVIPSSRSFLERMGDEHSGYTSSITAAELSVGAHLSRSQDALEKTFELLNIVEVIDLDSRIAIDAGKIYADLIRRGKRIELNDCLIAATALSLGINRIVTRNKKHFFRIEDIEAITPEETLI is encoded by the coding sequence ATGAAGTTTTTTGTAGATACATCAATTTTTGTTGATTGTCTTCGAAAGGAGGTCATCCCGTCCTCCAGAAGCTTTCTAGAACGAATGGGAGACGAACATTCAGGCTACACCTCATCAATAACCGCTGCTGAACTGAGTGTCGGTGCTCATCTTTCAAGATCCCAGGATGCCCTTGAAAAAACATTTGAACTACTTAATATTGTTGAAGTAATAGATCTTGATTCGAGAATAGCAATAGATGCAGGAAAAATTTATGCTGATCTCATCAGAAGGGGAAAGAGAATTGAATTAAATGACTGCCTGATTGCAGCAACAGCTCTGTCTCTGGGAATAAACAGAATAGTAACCAGAAATAAAAAGCATTTCTTTCGAATAGAAGATATTGAAGCAATAACTCCGGAAGAAACTTTAATTTGA
- a CDS encoding 4Fe-4S double cluster binding domain-containing protein has product MIFTTLQDELKKIALDNGVYYFGVSDLSNEREFIVEQGGDELVSYPYAISLGIKLIHPIVDKLPFRNERSVALNYQLHAYDVINQRLDLIASILSSYIQEHGHRVLPIPAAERINDEKICAQFSHKLGAHLAGLGWIGKSCLLITPENGPRVRWTTVLTDAPLTPTGNKLDERCGTCNECVKICPVQAFTGRNFDETEKRELRYDAKKCQEYFNELKNNGQAPVCGLCLYVCPYGRKKR; this is encoded by the coding sequence GTGATATTTACGACTCTTCAGGATGAATTAAAAAAAATTGCCTTAGATAACGGAGTTTATTATTTCGGTGTATCAGACTTATCAAACGAAAGGGAGTTCATTGTCGAACAAGGTGGAGATGAATTGGTTTCATATCCATATGCAATTTCACTTGGCATAAAACTAATTCATCCCATTGTAGATAAACTACCGTTTAGAAATGAAAGATCAGTAGCATTGAATTACCAGCTCCATGCTTATGATGTAATAAATCAAAGACTTGACCTTATTGCTTCAATTCTAAGCAGTTATATCCAGGAACATGGGCATAGAGTATTACCTATTCCTGCAGCGGAAAGAATTAATGATGAGAAAATCTGTGCTCAGTTTTCTCATAAGTTAGGGGCACACTTGGCAGGACTGGGTTGGATAGGAAAGAGTTGTCTCTTAATCACACCGGAAAACGGACCACGGGTTAGATGGACAACAGTATTGACAGATGCACCTCTCACCCCAACAGGGAACAAATTGGATGAAAGGTGTGGCACATGTAATGAATGTGTAAAGATTTGTCCGGTTCAAGCTTTTACCGGAAGAAATTTCGATGAAACTGAAAAAAGAGAGTTAAGATATGATGCAAAGAAATGTCAGGAGTATTTTAACGAACTGAAAAATAATGGGCAAGCACCTGTGTGCGGATTATGTTTATATGTTTGTCCATACGGTAGGAAAAAGAGATGA